CGCCAACTTCGAGATGGATGACGCGCTGATGGACTCGCTCTCGGGGTGAGGGGGCGGGGGGCGCACGGGTCCATCGACACGGAGCGGGCCGACGCGTTATAGGGCTGGCTGAACCCCTGTTCCGTTGTTCGCGGAGAGTCACGTGCGCGTCCTGGGCATCGATCCTGGCAGCCGCTTCATGGGCTATGGCGTGGTGGAGGATCGGCGCGGCCGTCTGGTCCATGTGGGCCATGGCGTCATCAAGGTGGACCCCGACGCCGCGCTCGAGCTGCGGCTCAAGTCGTTGCACGAGGCCCTCCTGGAGGCCTTCAAGCTCTACCGGCCCGCGTCGGTGGCGGTGGAAGGCGTGTTCACCTTCCGCAATGCGCGCAGCGCGCTCATCCTCGGGCATGCCCGGGGCGTGGCGCTGCTGGCCGCCGCCCAGGCGGGGCTGAGCGTGCACGAGTACGCGCCCGCCAAGGTGAAGCGCTCGGTGGGCGCCGGGGGCTCGGCGGACAAGGACGCGGTGGGGCGCATGGTGTGCACCTTCCTCGACCTGGAGGAACTGGAGCGCTCGGATGCGAGCGACGCGCTCGCGGTGGCGCTCTGCCACCTCAACCACTCCCGGGCGGGCGTTCCGGTGGCGGGCACGCGGGGCCGCACGCGCGCCCGCGCGACCCAGGCGAAGCTGGCCGACAAGCTCACGCCGTCCTACCGGCGTCCGGAGGCGCGATGATCGCGGCACTGCGTGGCACCGTGCAGGAGAAGAGCCTCGAGGAGGCCATCATCGACGTGGGGGGCGTGGGCTACCGCGTCTTCTTCTCCACGCTCACGCTGGGCCGGCTGCCCGCGGAGGGAGAGCCCGTGCAGGTGCGCGTGCGCACCGTGGTGCGCGAGGACGCC
The window above is part of the Cystobacter fuscus DSM 2262 genome. Proteins encoded here:
- the ruvC gene encoding crossover junction endodeoxyribonuclease RuvC; this translates as MRVLGIDPGSRFMGYGVVEDRRGRLVHVGHGVIKVDPDAALELRLKSLHEALLEAFKLYRPASVAVEGVFTFRNARSALILGHARGVALLAAAQAGLSVHEYAPAKVKRSVGAGGSADKDAVGRMVCTFLDLEELERSDASDALAVALCHLNHSRAGVPVAGTRGRTRARATQAKLADKLTPSYRRPEAR